From the Gloeomargarita sp. SRBZ-1_bins_9 genome, the window TGTGGCGGCAACCGGTGGGGTTTGTGATCTTTTGGATTGCGGCCCTGGCGGAGTGCGAACGGTTGCCCTTTGACCTGCCGGAGGCGGAGGAGGAATTGGTGGCGGGTTACCAGACGGAATATTCAGCGGTGAATTTCATGCTGTTTTATGCGGCGTCCTACCTCAATCTGGTGCTGTCTTGTCTGCTGGTGGCGGTGTTGTATTTGGGGGGGTGGGAGTCGCCGATTTCCATTGAGGCGTTGGCGGCTTGGCTGAACCTGAGTCTGGACAACCCCTTGGTGCAGGTCATCGCGGCGGCCATTGGCATCACGATGGTGTTGATCAAGGCCTACTTCATGTTGTTTCTGGCCATCCTGTTGCGCTGGACGGTGCCCCGGGTGCGGATTGACCAGTTGTTGGATTTGGGGTGGAAGTTTTTGTTGCCGGTGGGGTTGGCCAATTTGCTGATTACGGCGGCGTTAAAGTTGGCGTTTCCTGCTGTCTTTGGTGGTTGATTCAGGAGGGTCACGATGGCCGAGGGGACAACGACGCAAGGACGGGGTATCATGATTACGCCGGCGGCGATGCGGCACCTACAAAACCTGCGGGCGCAAAGGGGGGAAGACCTGTGCTTGCGGGTGGGGGTGCGCCAGGGGGGCTGTTCTGGCATGTCCTACATGATGGATTTTGAGCGTCCGGAAAATATCCGCCCGGAGGATGAGGTGTTTGACCAGGACGGTCTGAAGATTGTCTGTGACCGGCGGAGTTTGCTGTACTTGTATGGGCTGGCACTGGACTATAGCGATGCACTCATCGGCGGCGGGTTTCAGTTCATTAATCCCAATGCCACGCAAACCTGCGGTTGCGGCAAGTCCTTTAGCGTTTAGTCCTGATGGCCTTGGTCTTTGGAGAAAGTGGCGACCGGTTGACGTGGGAGGTCCCCCCATCAAAAAGATGGAATTGATCGTTCGCCGGGATTGGGTGACCGTCAACTGGCAGGGGGAAAGCTGGCCGTATGTCGAGTGGGTCTGTCCTTGGACGTTCCTGTAACCACGACCGGGAGGGCCAATAACACTGGACCTATATAGTGTGGCGACGTTGCAGCGGTGGCCCGGGGGGATTGGATAACGGGTGGGGCTTCTCTACGGCAGTGCGGGGCGTTGGGTTGAACCAGCGCTACGCCGACACTTGGCGAGAAAGCTGTTGCCTCGGGTACGTATCCCCGGTCTCGCCATTCTAGGGCCTTCTAGGGGTCAGTGGTGAAGTTTTCTGGTGTCAGGTAAAATCACACAGCCC encodes:
- a CDS encoding iron-sulfur cluster assembly accessory protein, giving the protein MAEGTTTQGRGIMITPAAMRHLQNLRAQRGEDLCLRVGVRQGGCSGMSYMMDFERPENIRPEDEVFDQDGLKIVCDRRSLLYLYGLALDYSDALIGGGFQFINPNATQTCGCGKSFSV